GCTACAGTGATGCTCCTCTCTCCTGCCGCCGCATTTCCCGGCGATAAAAGGTATAGCAGTGCTGCAACGGCCAAAGAAAAGAGTACCGGGACTATGATCGGGAAACTGATTTTATTTTTATACTGACCCATTGTTTGTCTCCTTTATTTTATAAGATTCCCTGACGGTTTAAAAGACGGTAATGGCCTGGACCAGAAAGAGATTTCCTATCCTGGAACTGGTTGCATCTGTCTCCTGGGCAGTGACGATTGGACTCTCACCGGCATCCCTGATCAGATAATTTGCCGTAATCCTGTTCTTGCCTTTCAGATAGTATGTCATACCCAGAGTGGTCGTCTTCAAATGGCTGTCGTCCGTATTGGAGTCCTTCTCATAGTCTTCGTATCTTGCCAGGACCTCCAGATCCGGCATAGGAGGGAGCTGACAGGAGGTCTGGAGATACCATCCACGGGGTTGCTGCGTTTTTCCAGATGAGGCACTGGCGGTTGCCACATCCCAGTTTTTCCACCTTGCCGCCAGGTATTCCCCTCTCAAGTGAATCCCGAAATTCAGCACATACTCCGCATCCACACCATATGCAGTCTCCTTTACCGCTATCTGCTCAGTCTCACCTTCCCCTCTGCCGGTATAGCCCGATAAACCGAGACTCAATCCATTTACCGGGGAAATGCTTATCCTTCCCACGATATCCTTCAACATAACCTCCCACAACTGGCATTAACTTACCCGATACCGCCTCTCCTGCTTTACCCGCCTCCTGCGCAGCTGCGCTGCCTGTAAAGAAGCAGGGTATCATTAAAAGGATTGTTAAATAAACTCCTGTTGAAAATCTCAAACGGTACTCCATGCTGGCATGTCCCCTTTCATGTGGCGATATCGTAAATTATGCATAACGATTGACAAATAATTTTATGCCTTAACATTCGTTACCTCTTTCTCTAAGAAATCCTTGAATCTGGCATGCAGGTCCCTGAATGCCAATACCGCCCTCTCCCCTGCAGTGGTGAGTTTAGCACCTCCCCCTCCTTTGCCCCCTGTGGCTGTCTCAATAAGAGGCTCCCTTGCCTGCCTGTTGATGGAATCAACAAGTTCCCATGCATGCCTGTAGGACATGTTCATTGATTTCGCCGCCTCTGAGATGGAGCCGTATTCTTTTATCCTTTCAAGCAGGATAACCCTCCCATATCCGAGAAATGTCCCGTCCTTTCCCTCGATCCATATCCTCCCCATTAACTCGTACCCATCTCTTTTAACAGAGGTATCTGCAGGAGTTCTTCCCTTCCCAAAGGGTTTTAATTCAGGTTTTGATCTTTTCATTTGCGTAATATACATCCGGGAATAACCCTTGTCAAGGCTATAAGAATTCATATTAGACAGACTTGACACCTTAAGTTATGGATAGTAGTGTGATACTCAAGTATATTGATTGTCCTGTATGAACTATAGAAAAAAAGAGAAAATAGTTTGAATTTTT
The window above is part of the Nitrospirota bacterium genome. Proteins encoded here:
- a CDS encoding porin yields the protein MLKDIVGRISISPVNGLSLGLSGYTGRGEGETEQIAVKETAYGVDAEYVLNFGIHLRGEYLAARWKNWDVATASASSGKTQQPRGWYLQTSCQLPPMPDLEVLARYEDYEKDSNTDDSHLKTTTLGMTYYLKGKNRITANYLIRDAGESPIVTAQETDATSSRIGNLFLVQAITVF
- a CDS encoding LysR family transcriptional regulator, producing the protein MKRSKPELKPFGKGRTPADTSVKRDGYELMGRIWIEGKDGTFLGYGRVILLERIKEYGSISEAAKSMNMSYRHAWELVDSINRQAREPLIETATGGKGGGGAKLTTAGERAVLAFRDLHARFKDFLEKEVTNVKA